Genomic DNA from Gemmatimonadota bacterium:
TTGCGCTTCCCGCGCCACCGTCTTCCGATGACCATGCCGCTACTGCGGATCTGCTTTCTACTTATTTGGGGGCATCGACCAATAGCCGGCTCTACTGGTCTGTTATTCAACAGGGTCTGGCTGATGAAGCCTCGGCAGAGTATATCAATTTTAGCGATGCGGGGCTTTTTTATGTTTATTTGTCCGTGGATCCGCAAAATGCGTCTCAGGTTCTCGATATTGTGCGGCGCGAGATGGCGGATTTAAAAAATGGGATTGATAGTGATGCGCTCCAACGCGCCAAGACCAAGCAGGCTACGGGTATTATTTGCAGTGGGGAAAACGGCCTTTCTCGCTTTTCCCAAATTGTGGGTAGTCTGAGTACCAGCACGCCGCTCAAAACGCTCGAGGAAGAACGTGCGGAGATCGATGCTGTTACGCCAGAGCGCATTGCCGATTATCTCGAACAATATCCTCTCGATGCGGATCCCGCGCTTGTCGCACTCGGCCCGATGGCTGAATTGGATTAAGCCTTTGGATCCAGTGCGTCTCGCAGACCATCGCCGACCAGATTAAATGCCAGTACTGTGAAAAAGATCGCTCCACCAGGGAAGGTGAGTACCCAGGGTGCGCGCACAATCAGTTCGCGTCCCTGACTCAACATCGCTCCCCATTCGGGTGTTGGGGGTTGCGCGCCCAGGCCGAGAAAGCTCAGTCCAGCAGCGTCGAGGATCGCGGTTGCCAATCCCAATGTTGCCTGGACGATTAATGGGGCGAGGCAATTGGGCAAGACGGCGACGCATAGTATGCGCCAATCCGATGCCCCCAGGGCGCGTGCGGCCATGACATAATCGGTTTCTCGTACGGTTAAGACGGACGCGCGAACCAGGCGCGCATATTGCGGCATAGCTACAATGCCGACGGCCAACATCGCATTTTCCAGGCCGGGTCCCAAAATAGCTACGATGCCGATTGCGAGCAATATGCTCGGAAAGGCGAGTAGTAGATCCATCAGTCGCATCAATATTTGATCTATCCACCCCCCCCAGTAGCCCGCGACGACCCCAATACAGGTGCCCAGTATAAGGGCGATCAATACGGCGAATACTCCGACGCGCAGGGATATCCGTGCGCCATAGATGACGCGGCTCAATATGTCTCGGCCAAAGTCATCTGTGCCAAACGGGTGTTCGAGCGTTGGGGGTGACAGGCGATTGTAGAGTGCCTGCGCCATTGGATCGGCAGGGGCTATCAAAGGTGCTGCGAATGCCAGGAGTAGAAAGCCGCCGATCAATACGCTTCCCACAATGGAGAGACGGTTTTTTCGCAATCGCTGCCAGATCAATAGCGCGGTGGTTTGCGGTGGCGTTTGTAAGGTGTCTTGAATGTGTGCCATTGCGCTTCTATTCCTTACCGTATTTGATCCGTGGATCCAGCCAGGCGTATAACAGATCTGCGATCAGGTTGATCAGGACAAAGGTCGTAGCGACGATTAGTACGCCTCCTTGAATTGCTCGAAAGTCGCGTGCGTAAACCGAGAGGAGCAACCAGCGCCCGACCCCGGGCCAGGCAAAGATACTTTCGGTCAAGACGGCGCCGCCCAATAGATAGCCGAATTGCAAGCTGATTACGGTTAAGACGGGGATAAACGCGTTTTTTAGTGCGTGGCGCAAGATGACGACCCGTTCAGATAAGCCTTTTGCCCAGGCAGTGCGCACATAATCTTCGCGCAAGACTTCCAGCAAGCTCGACCGGGTCATGCGCGCGATAACAGCGGCGGGCACGGTGCCCAGGGTTATGCCCGGCAAGATTAAATGCCAGAGGGCATCCCCAAAACTCGGAAGATCACCTGTGAGCAGGCTGTCTATGAGGTAAAATCCCGTTAGTGTGGGTATAAATACATGGGAGCTGAGCCGTCCGGAGACGGGGAATAACGGTAGGGAGACCGCAAGGGCGAGGATGAGCAGTAATCCCAGCCAGAATATAGGTACTGAGACTCCTGCCAGCGATGCGGTCATGCCGATATAATCCCACCAGGTGCCGCGTCGGACTGCGGATGCTATACCTGCTCCAATGCCGAGTATGCAGGCGAATACCATGCTCGCGAAGGTGAGTTCCATGGTGGCGGGAAAACGCGCCATTAGTTCGACGGATACGCGTTCGTGCGATTTAATTGACCGCCCCAGGTCGCCTTGTAGCAGGTCGGATAGATAGCGTCCAAATTGCACATGTAATGGCTGGTCCAAGCCCAGGTCGCGCCTCAGAGCAGCCAGACTTTCGGCACTTGCTCGTTCGCCCAGCATGATCTGCGCCGGGTCTCCAGGTACGAGGTGTACCATAAAAAAAACCAGCACTGTAATGCCCAATAATGTGGGGATCAGTGCCAGTAGTCTTTTGAGGATGTAGATGTGCATGGGAAGATACTAAAAAAAGTTGTAGAGTGTAATGAACTCAAACAATATCCGATAAATTTAACCCACGCGCAATATCCATTCACAGAACGCGCTTGACGTGTCAGTGGAAACGTAAAAAAAGAAACGGCGGTGGGTGTTATTGCCCACTGCCGTTTTTATTTCTGACCACAAAGGTGTCTTCTCGATGGCGCAAAAACCGAGGTGTCAAAAATTATGCAAGCGACCATTTCTCAAATTATAGAAGAAACCCAACGGTTTATAGATATAATCGCCAGCCTTCCATTTTCCCATCCCCAATGGTTCCATCATCTGGAGGGGTATCCCCCGTTCTTTGTTATTCACCGTGGGCTTCGATGTGCCAAAATCCACATTAACCCCTCTGTTCTCAAGGGCTGGAATGTGTATGTTGATTGATGTGGCACTCAAGGGGTTGTTCCTTACTTCAATCCAGTCTCCTTCACCCAATCCCGTGTTTGCCACCAGCGGCGCGAGGTCTGAGATGCTGTTGTCGTTAAGTTCCAACCCTTTCAGGTTGATTAAGTTAGATATCGATGCCACATTCGCTATGCTGTTGTCGTCAAGACCCAGCAATTTCAGGTTGATTAAATTAGATAGCGGTGTCACATTCGCTATGTTGTTGTCGGAAAGATTCAGCAATTCCAGACGGGTTGAGTTAGATATCGGTGTCATATCCGATATGCTGTTGTCGTAAAGATCCAGCCATCTTAGATTGGTCAAGTTGGATAGCGGTGCCACATCAGATATGCCGTTGTTGTCAAGTTCCAGCCATTCCAGGCTGGTCAAATTAGATATCGGCATCACATTCGATATGCTGTTGTCTTCAAGGTCCAGCCATTCCAGTCGGGTCAAGTTAGATAGTGGTGTCACATCTGATATGTTGTTTTCGTAAAGAGTCAGAGCTCTTAGATTGGTCAAGTTAGATAGTGGTGCCACATCCGATATGCTGTTGTCGGAAAGATCCAGCATTATCAGGTTATTCAAGTTAGATAGAAGCGTCACAAGCGGCGTCACATTCGCTATGCTGTTGTCGGAAAGAGACAGGACTCTTAGCCTGGTCAAGTTAGATAGCGGCGTCAGATTCGATATGCTTGTGCCGGAAAGAAACAGTGCTTCCAGACTGGTTAATCCTGACAGTGCAGACATATTCGCTATGCCGTTGCCGGAAAGATCCAGCGATTTCAGATTGGTCAAATTAGCTATTGGCATCACATCCGATAGGCTGTTGTAAGAAAGATCCAGCAATTCCAGACTGGTTAATCCTGACAGTGCAGACATATTCGCTATGCTGTTGTCGGAAAGACCCAGGACTCTTAGTCTGGTCAAGTTAGATAGGGGTGTCACATTTGATATGCTTGTGCCGGAAAGATCCAGCACTTCCAGATTGGTCAAGTTAGATAGCGGTGCCAAATCCGATATGCTGTTATAGGAAAGATCCAGGACTCTTAACCTAGTCAAGTTAGATAGTGGCGTCACATCCGATATGCTGTTGACGGAAAAGTTGAAGGAAAAGTTAATCCATAGTTCTATTAGATTGGTCAAGTATAGCGAAAGGTTGTTGAATAGCTCATTGATGTTTACCTCCCCCAATCTCCCTTCGTTTCCACCGAGGACCAACTCTGTCAGGTTAATTGCAAACTCAAGCCCGGTCAGGTCGCGAATATTCTCGTTCGATGCATTAAGGCGAGTTAAGGTCGCCATCTCTGCCTGCGTGATTGGCGCATGGATTGATTTGCCGAGACTTGTCGCAATGATCGCATGCAGGTTTGCATCCGGAATGACAACGTCCGTTGCACTGCCACCACCAGGGGGCGGAGTGGGCGGTGGTACGCCACCACTGCCACCACCAGGGGTGTAGAGTACACTAATCCCTCTGCTCTGAAGGGCTGGGATGTGTGTGTTGATTGATGTGGCACTCAAGGGGTTGTTACTTACTTCAATCCAATCTCCTTCACCCAATCCTGCATTTGCCACCAGCGGCGCGAGGTCCGAGATGCTGTTGTTGTCAAGCCCCAGCCATTCCAGCCGGGTTAAATTAGATAGCGGTGCCACACTCGATATGCTGTTGTCGGAAAGATCCAGTTCTATCAGGCTGGTCAAGTTAGATAGCGGCGTCACATTCGCTATGCTGTTATAGGAAAGATCCAGCCATTCCAGACTGGTTAATCCTGACAGTGCAGACACATTCGATATGCTGTTGCCAGCAAGAGTCAGTGATCTTAGGCTGGTCAAGTTCGATAGCGGTGCCACACTCGATATGCTGTTGAAGGAAAGCTCCAGTCCTTTTAGCCTGGTCAAGTTCGATAGTGGTGCCACATTCGATATGCTGTTGACGTCAAGCCACAGCGCTTCCAGATTGGTCAAGTTCGATAGCGGTGCTACATCCGATATGCTGTTGCCGGAAAGATACAGTCGTTCCAGACGGGTTAAATTAGATAGCGGCGAAAGGTTGGATATCTCGTTGCTGTTCACCCACTCTCCACCCACACCCACTCCCTCTCCTTCGAGATCCAACGCTGTCAGGTTAATAGCAAACTCAAGCCCGGTCAGATCGCGAATATTCTTGTTCCGAGCAGCAAGGTGAGTTAAGCTCGCCAACTCTGCCTGCGTGATTGGCGCATCGCTTGACTTGCCGAGACTGTCCGCAATGACCGCACGCAGGCTCGCATCTGGAATGGCAACGTTCGTTGTGCTGCCGCCACCCCCACCGCCACTGCCACGGGTATAGAGTACACTAATCCCTCTGCTTTGAAGGGCTGGGATGTGTGTGTTGATTGATGTGGCACTCAAGGGGTTGTTACTTACATCAAACTCATCTCCCTCACCCAATCCCGTGTTTGCCACCAGCGGCGCGAGGTCTGAGATGCTGTTGTGGTTAAGCCACAGCTCTTCCAGCCGGGTTAAATTAGATAGCGGTGCCACATTCGATATGCTGTTGTTGTCAAGAAACAGTGCTTCCAGACTGGTTGAGTTAGATAGTGGCGTCACATCCGATATGCTGTTGTTAGAAAGACTCAGCACTTCCAGACTGGTCAAGTTGGATAGGGGTGTCACATCTGATATGCTGTTGCTGGAAAGACTTAGTGATCTTAGGTTGGTTAAGTTAGATAGTGGCGTCACGTCCGATATGCTATTGCCGGAGAGATACAGCCGTTCCAGACTGGTCAAATTAGATAGGGGTGCCACATCAGATATGCTGTTGTAGGAAAGATACAACAATTTTAAGCTGGTTAAGTTAGATAGTGGCGTCGCATCCGATATGCTGCTGCTGCCAAGATACAGCCGTTCCAGACTGGTCAAATTAGATAGCGGCGAAAGGTTGGATATTTCGTTGCTGTTCACTATATCCCCTGCACCAAGGTTCAACTCTGTCAGGTTAATAGCAAACTCAAGCCCGGTCAGATCGCGAATATTCTCGTTCGATGCATCAAGGCGAGTTAAGGTCGCCATCTCTGCCTGAGTGATTGGCGCATCGCTCGCCTTGCCGAGACTGTCCGCAATGACCGCACGCAGATTCGCATCCGGAATGGCAACCTGCGTTGCACTATCAGGGGGAGATACCTCTTTGCCAAAGCTGGCACTGAAGATCAGAAAATCGGAAAATCCAATTGCGCCATCGCTGTCCAGATCATACTTTGCCTCATATCTTCCATCGCCCTGACGTGCCCCAAACAGACCTGACAACGCCAAAAAGTCAGAGAAGCCAACTATACCATCGCCATCAAAATCAGGGGATACATTAACAGATGTGACCGCTTGATCACCCGCCGCACTGTTCGCATCTATGGAAAAAGAAAAACTATTCTGCGCTGGAAGAAATAGCGGATGTATCAAAAACGCGAGTGTGGATAGTGTGAACAAAATCAGGTTACGCATTGGTTTCTCTTTTCATTTAAGACTGCAATCACACAATAGTGTGAACAGATTTGCCTAACGGGTTGCTCGGGCCTTTTTTAATAAATAGCGCATGTTGGCATCAATCTGAGATACTTTAATTTGCTTGAATGATACTTTTTTCAGATAGTTATGGAAAAATTTACACAAACGTTCGCAAAGTCAATGCCAAACCTTTGTCCTAACGTTCAGAATTTGTCCCAGATTCCATTTTTTTGATATGTGGTTTTATTTTTACGCTGCACATCTTGCTAAAAGTCGATAAAGACGTAAATCCACACTGATAGGCAATGTTTAAAATGAAATCTTTAGGCCTGTGTCATTGAGGCTCTAATAGGAAAAGCCCAACGGTTTAGAGGAGGCCGTTGGGCTTTTGTGTGGTTTTCTATTCCCATTATGTTTGGCGAGAAAGCGATACAAGTCCTTAAAATGGGTTAAGCAGCAGGATTGTCTCCAAATGATTCAATCATGAAGAGTTTTTCTTTTTAATCAGCCATTTTGCTCAGCGTCCGAATGCGGGCGATGGTGGTCTCTACGGTCTCGGTTACTGCAGCGAGCAACTCGAAGCGATCTTCCACGCTGACCTCTGTGCCGTGGTACCGGTATCTTACGGCATACTTAGTCAGCCAGGTCAATTTTTCACCGGCGGGGATATTGTT
This window encodes:
- a CDS encoding ABC transporter permease, with translation MAHIQDTLQTPPQTTALLIWQRLRKNRLSIVGSVLIGGFLLLAFAAPLIAPADPMAQALYNRLSPPTLEHPFGTDDFGRDILSRVIYGARISLRVGVFAVLIALILGTCIGVVAGYWGGWIDQILMRLMDLLLAFPSILLAIGIVAILGPGLENAMLAVGIVAMPQYARLVRASVLTVRETDYVMAARALGASDWRILCVAVLPNCLAPLIVQATLGLATAILDAAGLSFLGLGAQPPTPEWGAMLSQGRELIVRAPWVLTFPGGAIFFTVLAFNLVGDGLRDALDPKA
- a CDS encoding ABC transporter permease — protein: MHIYILKRLLALIPTLLGITVLVFFMVHLVPGDPAQIMLGERASAESLAALRRDLGLDQPLHVQFGRYLSDLLQGDLGRSIKSHERVSVELMARFPATMELTFASMVFACILGIGAGIASAVRRGTWWDYIGMTASLAGVSVPIFWLGLLLILALAVSLPLFPVSGRLSSHVFIPTLTGFYLIDSLLTGDLPSFGDALWHLILPGITLGTVPAAVIARMTRSSLLEVLREDYVRTAWAKGLSERVVILRHALKNAFIPVLTVISLQFGYLLGGAVLTESIFAWPGVGRWLLLSVYARDFRAIQGGVLIVATTFVLINLIADLLYAWLDPRIKYGKE